In Indicator indicator isolate 239-I01 chromosome 29, UM_Iind_1.1, whole genome shotgun sequence, the following are encoded in one genomic region:
- the TSEN54 gene encoding tRNA-splicing endonuclease subunit Sen54, which produces MKLKSSDEHTSVLQLTSAKTFDTQAATQKKADARCWGQVQHTAQPSAQPGRTPRRASCSSRARSPPLAVLRAPRGRIKGCDALAGWAEGGFPWRAHGARRLAPPQCLTFSPRSAAERRAARKALQRPHGPKDFIPDGSAEQAEKLRLCQEEQWEILSEERVERLGNLVKAEWKPGQGIVELQSPAGKFWHTMGFSKHGKQYLLPEEALYLLECGSVQLFYRDLPLSIQEAYEILLSQEAVSLPHYQVFSHLKQLGYIVLRFDPSTLPSPYERQLNLESHCQSSGKHHRKRRGSPSPGSCEKKLKISENLPEAEGASEKAGGDCGGSNCLPMDEEPLSEQPKESDAGSGEGESNPLPLDTGQKDFLSPSRSRAGDHKGGSTGTHAPHWDFTTIILPNVASDQPCTHLPLPEKELLPENVPGREVDAAGWCARINQKQERLSRKEREQRDRESRYKSSVNADQEVRRCSNWQEYKALLEKRSQQRLWRRPPHLWDQAVTPLLRPDEATSAAVLLQQISVLQPSHILDGASWLQEDPEPMKIDFNVYPADAVAKFKKTNPGKPYVRMCVRSCSSWSKEGGNAVLPSFDEQIPSLRALKQVTYQSGDVPVVFALVDHGDIAFYSLKEFKLPVDINH; this is translated from the exons ATGAAACTGAAGAGCTCGGATGAGCACACATCAGTGTTGCAACTAACCAGTGCAAAGACCTTTGACACACAGGCAGCAACACAGAAGAAAGCTGATG CTCGATGCTGGGGCCAGGTGCAgcacacagcccagcccagcgcCCAGCCCGGGCGTACTCCACGGCGAGCCTCTTGCAGCTCCCGTGCTCGATCCCCGCCGCTCGCAGTCCTCCGAGCCCCCAGGGGGCGCATTAAGGGCTGCGACGCTCTGGCAGGCTGGGCGGAAGGAGGCTTCCCGTGGCGCGCCCATGGAGCCCGGCGGCTCGCGCCGCCCCAG TGCCTCACTTTCTCGCCCCGCAGCGCGGCGGAGCGGCGGGCGGCACGCAAGGCCCTGCAGCGGCCTCATGGCCCGAAGGATTTCATCCCCGACGGCTCGGCCGAGCAGGCGGAGAAGCTGCGGCTGTGCCAGGAGGAGCAGTGGGAGATCCTCTCCGAGGAGCGGGTGGAGCGGCT GGGGAATCTGGTCAAAGCTGAGTGGAAGCCAGGACAAGGCATCGTAGAGCTGCAGTCCCCCGCG GGGAAGTTCTGGCACACCATGGGATTCTCCAAACATGGCAAACAGTACCTGCTGCCTGAGGAAGCTCTGtacctgctggagtgt ggctctgttCAACTCTTTTACAGGGATCTGCCCTTGTCAATCCAGGAAGCCTATGAGATCCTGCTGTCCCAGGAGGCAGTGAGCCTGCCACATTACCAG GTGTTCAGCCACTTGAAGCAGCTGGGTTATATTGTACTGAGATTCGACCCCAG CACTCTCCCATCTCCCTACGAGAGGCAACTGAACCTGGAAAGCCACTGCCAGAGCTCTGGGAAACACCATCGCAAAAGGAGGGGCAGTCCCAGCCCTGG GTCATGTGAGAAGAAACTCAAGATATCTGAGAACCTTCCAGAAGCTGAAGGGGCTTCTGAAAAAGCTGGAGGTgactgtggaggctccaactgCCTTCCCATGGATGAAGAGCCCTTGTCAGAGCAGCCAAAGGAATCGGATGCTGGCAGTGGAGAGGGGGAGTCAAACCCTCTGCCTCTTGATACAGGACAAAAGGACTTCCTGAGCCCCTCCAGGAGCCGAGCTGGAGATCACAAAGGAGGCAGCACTGGTACCCATGCACCCCACTGGGATTTTACCACCATCATCTTGCCAAATGTGGCCTCAGACCAGCCATGCACACATCTGCCCTTACctgagaaggagctgctgccagagaaCGTGCCCGGGAGGGAGGTGGACGCAGCCGGCTGGTGCGCACGCATCAACCAGAAACAGGAGAGGCTGTCACGGAaggagagggagcagagagacagggagagcAGGTACAAGAGCAGTGTCAATGCTGACCAGGAGGTGAGGCGCTGCTCCAACTGGCAGGAGTACAAAGCcctcttggagaagaggagccagcagaggCTTTGGAGACGACCGCCGCATCTCTGGGACCAGGCTGTCACACCGCTTCTGCGGCCAGATGAAGCTACCTCAGCAG ctgtgctcctccagcagatcagtGTGCTACAGCCCTCCCACATCCTGGATGGAGCCTCTTG GCTGCAGGAGGACCCAGAGCCCATGAAGATAGATTTCAATGTGTATCCAGCAGATGCTGTGGCCAAGTTTAAGAAGACAAACCCTGGGAAGCCGTATGTCAGGATGTGTGTTCGGAG ctgtagTAGCTGGAGCAAGGAAGGCGGTAATGCAGTTTTACCAAG ctttgacgAGCAGATCCCATCCCTTCGGGCTCTGAAGCAGGTTACCTATCAGAGTGGGGACGTCCCGGTGGTATTTGCTCTGGTGGATCATGGAGACATTGCCTTTTACTCACTGAAGGAATTCAAGCTGCCAGTTGATATTAATCACTGA